One part of the Fibrobacter sp. UWR4 genome encodes these proteins:
- a CDS encoding multidrug effflux MFS transporter: MSSKSKFTFLMFLLGMLSAFGPFVTDLYLPALPNLADYFKATPSASQLSLTMSMLGLSIGQLFIGPLSDKYGRKRLLVICLILFVAGTCACIYAPDITLFNIFRLIQGLAASGGIVIARSVSADSYRGPVLTKFLAMVSAVNGVAPIVAPVLGGFLLNFMSWKGTFAVLLLYGFVLLFMAGKFQESLPVHRRSQKSILASFTLYGEVFRNGEFVRYFLVCSASMIVLFGYIAASPFIFQKLYGLSPIGFSLCFALIALCTAIGCATSGKIRSDRTAIKIAGFGIFVASLAVAACLQTHAPLPLLQVSFMATTFMFGLMQPPASALALNAERKNAGTASAAMGAAGFLMGGIASPIVGMGNIAVSASAMLVTGGFLTMLFMIIAKSKMPKKR; encoded by the coding sequence GTGAGTTCCAAGTCCAAATTCACGTTCTTGATGTTCCTCCTGGGAATGCTTTCTGCCTTCGGGCCCTTCGTTACTGACCTCTACCTGCCGGCTTTGCCAAATCTTGCTGATTACTTCAAGGCTACGCCATCGGCCTCCCAGCTGAGTTTGACTATGAGCATGCTGGGACTTTCTATTGGCCAGTTGTTTATTGGCCCGCTAAGTGACAAGTATGGTCGTAAGCGCCTGCTGGTGATTTGCCTCATCCTATTTGTGGCGGGTACCTGCGCTTGTATTTATGCCCCGGATATCACTCTCTTTAACATCTTCCGTCTGATTCAAGGTCTTGCAGCATCTGGCGGTATCGTGATTGCACGCTCCGTTTCCGCAGATTCTTACCGCGGCCCTGTGCTTACCAAGTTCCTGGCTATGGTAAGCGCCGTGAATGGGGTTGCCCCCATTGTGGCTCCTGTGTTGGGCGGCTTCCTGCTGAACTTCATGAGCTGGAAGGGAACTTTCGCAGTTCTGCTTCTCTATGGTTTTGTGCTGCTGTTTATGGCGGGCAAGTTCCAGGAATCCCTGCCGGTTCATCGCCGTAGCCAGAAGTCCATTTTGGCAAGCTTTACGCTGTACGGTGAAGTTTTCCGTAATGGGGAATTCGTCCGCTACTTCCTGGTTTGTTCCGCTTCCATGATTGTGCTGTTCGGCTATATCGCCGCATCGCCCTTCATTTTCCAGAAGCTTTATGGACTGAGCCCCATCGGTTTTAGTCTTTGCTTTGCTTTGATCGCCCTGTGTACTGCTATTGGATGCGCCACTTCCGGCAAGATCCGTAGTGACCGTACGGCCATTAAAATCGCAGGCTTTGGTATTTTTGTGGCATCCCTTGCCGTGGCCGCCTGTTTGCAGACCCACGCACCGCTGCCCTTGCTCCAGGTGTCCTTTATGGCAACCACATTCATGTTCGGTCTGATGCAGCCGCCGGCCAGCGCATTGGCCCTAAATGCGGAACGCAAGAATGCAGGAACCGCTTCTGCCGCCATGGGTGCCGCAGGCTTCCTCATGGGTGGTATTGCAAGTCCCATTGTGGGCATGGGGAATATTGCAGTCAGCGCCTCCGCCATGCTGGTAACCGGCGGTTTTTTGACCATGCTTTTCATGATCATCGCCAAGTCCAAGATGCCCAAGAAGCGATAA
- a CDS encoding PadR family transcriptional regulator — protein sequence MNRYDLVLLGLILEHERSGYDIITEVRERELDRWANLSTSTVYNRLTTLEKNGCIVGRTERDGNRPERVVFNITDKGRDVLKKEVLRHLTGFNDDPRTLGFAFLFGADNKELIRTLEAHERRLVAEIENLEKMIAEEPKPTLYPEGPFLNCMSRDHILVELKYVRAAIGILRDPVRNKKLDGYFYINFGNRPFENFNQKPEGEGSAEK from the coding sequence ATGAATCGATATGACTTGGTACTGTTGGGTCTTATTCTTGAACACGAACGCAGTGGTTACGACATTATTACCGAAGTCCGCGAACGTGAATTGGACCGCTGGGCCAACTTGAGCACTTCTACCGTCTACAATCGATTGACTACCCTTGAAAAGAACGGCTGCATTGTGGGCCGTACCGAACGCGACGGCAACCGTCCGGAACGCGTGGTGTTCAATATTACTGACAAGGGTCGTGACGTGCTGAAGAAGGAAGTCCTGAGACACCTGACCGGCTTTAACGACGATCCTCGTACCTTGGGTTTTGCGTTCCTGTTTGGCGCTGACAACAAGGAACTGATCCGTACTCTGGAAGCTCATGAACGCCGACTGGTGGCCGAAATTGAAAATCTTGAAAAGATGATTGCAGAAGAACCGAAGCCCACTCTCTATCCGGAAGGTCCGTTCCTGAACTGCATGTCCCGCGATCATATTCTGGTGGAATTGAAGTATGTCCGCGCCGCTATCGGCATTTTGCGTGACCCTGTCCGCAACAAGAAGCTGGATGGCTACTTCTACATCAACTTCGGTAACCGCCCCTTCGAAAACTTTAACCAGAAGCCCGAAGGTGAGGGTTCCGCTGAAAAGTAA
- a CDS encoding GH36-type glycosyl hydrolase domain-containing protein, which translates to MATTKTKKPAAKKVSAKAAAKYGYFDDAAKEYVLTNPATPIKWCNYVGTLNFGGIVDTTGGTLVCKGDPALNRITKYIAQMPCSDFKASTVYIRVKDAKGGYSVFSPFVVPTLTKMDKWECHVGLSYMRWIAECQGVRTQVTIFVPTGSNTLLQDIQVTNISKAAKEIDIVPVYEFSHFEAEKQLTNADWVPQTMTLKAHPEKDGCLVLEQYAYMKRDFAVNYVTANGKVSSFDGDRRVFLGSNEMGSWAAPLSLGNKELSNSECDRGDNIAALMIHAGKVAAGKTFRTCTQLGQEQSLKVANKAIKKYRDLKNVDKAFAELAQFWVKYLSTIQVETPDAAFNSMVNVHNPRQCHTTKNWSRYLSLYQLGYGTSRGIGYRDSSQDLMGVMSHMPEEALELAKNLLSVQRPEGNAMHQYAPLALAEDNGNEANAGDSREKAGVKDEKGNPMYADWYGDDHLWIVLTVANYLKETGKLALLDEEIPFYVAGKKRADRPKGTVLEHLKRSLEFTHSHMGKHGLPLLGFADWNDCMNLPLGAESNFNSGLYAKALLEMMDICEALGDKKSLDMYKKWYEEIKKAFNDSSWDGKWWIRWFGKDGTAYGTNKAKYGKIYCNSQSWSVISGIAYGDRAVQGMDSLNKLLNTANGVKSSTPGYRGFDPTVGGISTYPPGAKENGGIFLHTNPWVMIAETILGRGDKAFQYYNQINPAAKNVKLDEFESEPYCYPQNILGDEHKQFGMGRNAWLSGTSSWTYQAATQFIIGVRASFKGLIINPCIPSAWGEFKVTRKFRGATYEISVKNPKHVCKGVAKMVVDGKEIDSNVAPVFTSGVHKVEVVLG; encoded by the coding sequence ATGGCTACAACAAAGACAAAGAAGCCCGCTGCAAAGAAGGTGTCCGCTAAGGCCGCCGCCAAGTACGGTTACTTCGATGACGCTGCTAAAGAATACGTTCTCACCAACCCGGCAACCCCGATCAAGTGGTGCAACTACGTTGGTACCCTGAACTTCGGTGGTATTGTTGATACTACCGGTGGTACCCTGGTTTGCAAGGGCGACCCCGCTCTGAACCGTATTACCAAGTACATCGCTCAGATGCCCTGCTCTGACTTCAAGGCAAGCACTGTTTACATCCGCGTTAAGGATGCTAAGGGCGGCTACAGCGTGTTCTCTCCGTTCGTGGTTCCGACCCTCACCAAGATGGACAAGTGGGAATGCCACGTGGGTCTGTCCTACATGCGTTGGATTGCTGAATGCCAGGGCGTTCGCACTCAGGTCACTATCTTCGTTCCGACCGGATCCAACACCCTCCTCCAGGACATCCAGGTTACCAATATCTCTAAGGCCGCTAAGGAAATTGATATTGTTCCCGTTTACGAATTCAGCCACTTCGAAGCTGAAAAGCAGCTCACCAACGCTGACTGGGTTCCCCAGACCATGACCCTCAAGGCTCATCCGGAAAAGGATGGCTGCCTGGTTCTCGAACAGTACGCTTACATGAAGCGTGACTTCGCCGTGAACTACGTTACCGCCAACGGTAAGGTTTCCTCCTTCGATGGCGACCGCCGCGTATTCCTCGGCTCCAACGAAATGGGCTCCTGGGCTGCTCCGCTGTCCCTCGGCAACAAGGAACTTTCCAACTCTGAATGCGACCGTGGCGACAACATCGCTGCTCTCATGATTCACGCTGGCAAGGTTGCTGCCGGCAAGACTTTCCGTACCTGCACTCAGCTCGGTCAGGAACAGTCTCTCAAGGTTGCTAACAAGGCTATCAAGAAGTACCGCGACCTCAAGAACGTCGACAAGGCTTTCGCAGAACTGGCTCAGTTCTGGGTCAAGTACCTCTCTACCATCCAGGTGGAAACCCCGGATGCAGCATTCAACTCCATGGTGAACGTGCACAACCCCCGTCAGTGCCACACCACCAAGAACTGGTCTCGCTACCTGTCCCTGTACCAGCTGGGCTACGGCACCAGCCGCGGTATCGGTTACCGTGACTCCAGCCAGGACCTCATGGGCGTTATGAGCCACATGCCGGAAGAAGCTCTGGAACTGGCCAAGAACCTTCTCTCCGTACAGCGCCCCGAAGGTAACGCAATGCACCAGTACGCTCCGCTCGCTCTTGCTGAAGACAACGGCAACGAAGCTAACGCCGGTGACTCCCGCGAAAAGGCTGGCGTCAAGGACGAAAAGGGCAATCCGATGTATGCCGACTGGTACGGTGACGACCATCTGTGGATCGTTCTCACTGTTGCCAACTACCTCAAGGAAACTGGCAAGCTCGCTCTCCTCGACGAAGAAATTCCGTTCTACGTTGCTGGCAAGAAGCGCGCAGACCGTCCGAAGGGCACTGTCCTCGAACACCTCAAGCGTTCTCTCGAATTCACCCATTCTCACATGGGTAAGCATGGTCTTCCGCTCCTCGGCTTCGCTGACTGGAACGACTGCATGAACCTCCCGCTGGGTGCAGAATCCAACTTCAACTCCGGCTTGTACGCAAAGGCCCTTCTGGAAATGATGGACATCTGCGAAGCTCTCGGCGACAAGAAGTCCCTGGACATGTACAAGAAGTGGTACGAAGAAATCAAGAAGGCCTTCAACGACAGTTCTTGGGACGGCAAGTGGTGGATCCGCTGGTTCGGCAAGGACGGCACCGCTTACGGTACCAACAAGGCTAAGTACGGCAAGATCTATTGCAACAGCCAGTCTTGGTCTGTGATTTCTGGCATCGCTTACGGCGATCGCGCAGTACAGGGCATGGACAGCCTGAACAAGCTCCTGAACACTGCTAACGGTGTGAAGAGCTCTACTCCGGGTTACCGCGGCTTCGATCCGACCGTTGGTGGCATCTCCACCTATCCTCCTGGAGCAAAGGAAAACGGCGGTATCTTCCTCCACACCAACCCGTGGGTGATGATCGCTGAAACCATCCTTGGCCGTGGCGACAAGGCATTCCAGTACTACAACCAGATCAACCCCGCTGCAAAGAACGTCAAGCTGGACGAATTCGAATCCGAACCGTACTGCTATCCGCAGAACATCCTCGGTGACGAACACAAGCAGTTCGGTATGGGCCGTAACGCATGGCTCTCCGGTACCTCTTCCTGGACCTACCAGGCTGCTACCCAGTTCATCATCGGTGTTCGCGCTAGCTTCAAGGGCCTGATCATCAATCCTTGCATTCCTTCCGCATGGGGCGAATTCAAGGTGACCCGTAAGTTCCGTGGCGCTACCTACGAAATCTCCGTGAAGAACCCGAAGCACGTCTGCAAGGGCGTTGCCAAGATGGTTGTCGACGGCAAGGAAATCGATTCCAACGTCGCACCGGT